A single Lolium perenne isolate Kyuss_39 chromosome 6, Kyuss_2.0, whole genome shotgun sequence DNA region contains:
- the LOC127307330 gene encoding BTB/POZ domain-containing protein At1g67900 yields MKFMKLGGRPDTFFSPSESARSVYTEVTTDLQILVGNCLYHLHKFPLLSKCLLLQALCAEPGSGGDGEVIELAGFPGGAEAFEACAKFCYGITITVSARNLVPLRCAAAHLGMSEAADRGNLAAKLDSFLASCLLRRWKDALAVLQSTRHGAPLCEELGLTSRCVDAVAVLIASPANAMPAKSTSASPWWAHDVAELGVDMFWRIMVAVKSTGAVHEKTVGDALKAYARRWLPNVAKDAEQPFDDAGAIAAADDSVKQVTTRHRLLLEKIVSLLPVDKDAVSCAFLLKLLKAANILSASAASKAELVRRVAWQLEEASVGDLLIPSVSCVSDMLYDVDAVAAILDEFALRHAAATAQHPAAGSPDDDSPVRSGGHRRSRSDESVGFDGARRSSSAAPVSQYALARVGRLVDAFLIEVSKDPNLPVDKLLAIAEAVPDSARPEHDGLYKVVDSYLKAHPEMSKSARKRLCRVLNCRKLSEKACSHAAQNELLPLRVVVQVLFFEHARAAALSGGPVASDSDLPSNIKALLSSKSAGSEDDDADRVDEQRLRALASGASPGDDWSVEGLRRAASKIATLRMKMEEDEDDDEEFVRKAGLSRSASLRFRAFCALPTANPKRMLSKLWPLARSITADRH; encoded by the exons ATGAAGTTCATGAAACTTGGCGGGAGGCCCGACACTTTCTTCTCCCCCTCCGAGTCCGCGAG GTCCGTTTATACGGAGGTGACCACTGACCTGCAGATCCTGGTGGGTAACTGCCTCTACCATCTCCACAAG TTTCCTCTGCTCTCGAAATGCCTGCTCCTGCAGGCGCTCTGCGCCGAGCCCGGctccggcggcgacggcgaggtcaTCGAGCTCGCGGGGTTCCCCGGCGGAGCGGAGGCGTTCGAGGCCTGCGCCAAGTTCTGCTACGGCATCACCATCACCGTCAGCGCGCGCAACCTCGTCCCGCTCCGTTGCGCGGCGGCGCACCTCGGCATGTCGGAGGCCGCCGACCGGGGCAACCTCGCCGCGAAGCTCGACTCCTTCCTGGCCTCCTGCCTCCTGCGCCGCTGGAAGGACGCGCTCGCCGTGCTCCAATCCACGCGCCACGGTGCGCCGCTCTGCGAGGAGCTCGGCCTCACCTCCCGCTGCGTGGACGCCGTCGCGGTACTCATCGCCAGCCCCGCCAACGCCATGCCCGCCAAGTCGACGTCGGCGTCGCCGTGGTGGGCGCACGACGTGGCCGAGCTCGGCGTCGACATGTTCTGGCGCATCATGGTGGCCGTCAAGTCGACCGGCGCCGTCCACGAGAAGACCGTCGGCGACGCGCTCAAGGCGTACGCGCGCCGCTGGCTGCCCAACGTGGCcaaggacgcggagcagccgttcGATGACGCTGGCGCCATTGCCGCCGCCGACGACAGCGTGAAGCAGGTCACCACGAGGCACCGGCTCCTGCTGGAGAAGATCGTGAGCCTTCTCCCCGTGGACAAGGACGCCGTCTCCTGCGCCTTCCTCCTCAAGCTCCTCAAGGCGGCCAACATCCTCAGCGCGTCCGCCGCGTCCAAGGCCGAGCTGGTCAGGAGGGTGGCGTGGCAGCTCGAGGAGGCCAGCGTCGGCGACCTGCTCATCCCGTCAGTGTCCTGCGTCAGCGACATGCTCTACGACGTGGACGCCGTGGCTGCCATCCTCGACGAGTTCGCGCTACGGCACGCGGCGGCGACCGCGCAACATCCAGCAGCGGGGAGCCCCGACGACGACAGCCCGGTGCGGTCGGGCGGGCACCGGCGGTCGAGGTCGGACGAGAGCGTGGGGTTCGATGGCGCGCGGCGGTCGTCATCGGCGGCGCCTGTCTCGCAGTACGCGCTGGCGAGGGTGGGCAGGCTGGTGGACGCGTTCCTGATCGAGGTGAGCAAGGACCCCAACCTGCCCGTGGACAAGCTGCTCGCCATTGCCGAGGCCGTGCCCGACAGCGCCCGCCCGGAGCACGACGGCCTCTACAAAGTCGTCGACTCGTACCTCAAG GCGCACCCGGAGATGAGCAAGAGCGCGAGAAAGCGGCTGTGCCGGGTGCTCAACTGCCGGAAGCTGTCGGAGAAGGCGTGCTCGCACGCGGCGCAGAACGAGCTCCTCCCGCTCCGCGTCGTCGTGCAGGTGCTCTTCTTCGAGCACGCCCGCGCGGCGGCGCTCTCTGGCGGGCCCGTCGCCTCCGACTCCGACCTGCCGAGCAACATCAAGGCGCTGCTGTCCTCCAAGTCTGcagggtcggaggacgacgacgccGACCGGGTAGACGAGCAGCGGCTCCGCGCCCTGGCATCCGGCGCGTCCCCCGGCGACGACTGGAGCGTGGAGGGCCTCCGGCGCGCGGCGTCCAAGATCGCCACGCTGCGCAtgaagatggaggaggacgaggacgatgatgaggaGTTCGTGCGCAAGGCCGGGCTGTCGCGCAGCGCGTCCCTGCGGTTCAGGGCCTTCTGCGCCCTCCCGACGGCGAACCCCAAGCGGATGCTCAGCAAGCTGTGGCCTTTGGCTAGAAGCATCACCGCCGACCGGCATTAG